The sequence GAGGAGGTGCTCGCCGCCGAGCAGGCCCTCACCGCGGCCAGGTCCTCGCCGGTTCCCCCCACGCCCAAGCCCGAGCAGACCCCCGCCCCGGCCAAGCCCGAGGCCGACACGCGGCTGCTGGAGATGAAGGTCTCCAATGCCCGGAAGAACCTGGAGTCCGCGCGCGCCGCTCTGGCGGATTTCGGGGACGAGGCGGGCGTGAGCAAGGAGAAACGCCTTGAGGAGCTGCGCAAGGCCGTACGGCCGGCACAGGAGGCCGTGGTCGCCGCCGAGCAGGCGCTGCGCCAGGCCCGCCAGGACTCCCCGCTCCGGCTGAAGATCGCCAACGGCCGCAGGAACGTGGCGAGCGCCAAGGCGATCCTGGGCGAATACATGAAGACCTATGGCATCGCGATCCCGCCCGGCGAGATCGCCTTCCTCCCCACGCTCCCGGCCCGGCTGGACAAGGCGTCGGTCAAGCCCGGCGACACCGTCGGGGACAAGGTCGCCACGGTGACCAGCTCGGCCTTCGCGGTGACCGGCTCGGTGGACAGCAAGGAGGCCAAGCTCCTGCGCAAGGGCATGAAGGCGACGATGGAGACTCCCGACGGCGCGAAGCTCCCGGCCGTGCTGAGCGCGACCGGGGAGGCGGCCGTGCCGGCTGAGGAAGAGGAGGACGAGAAAGGCAAGGGCGCCGGGGCATCCGATAAGAATCTGGGCTCGGTGCCGGTGCTGCTCGCCCCGGCGGTCACCAAGGGCCTGCGGGAGCTGGTCGGCGTGCCCGTCACCGTACGGATCTCCGTCGGCGCCACCGGGGGCGCCGTGCTCACCGTGCCGGTGGCCGCGGTCGTCACCTCGGCCGACGGCCGGCCACGGGTCCAGGTGGAGGTGCCCGGCGGCGGCGACAAGGTCCGCGACGTGGAGGTCAGGACCGGCCTCACCGCCGACGGCGACGTCGAGGTGACGCCCGTGAAGCCGGACGGGCTGAAAGAGGGCGACCGGGTGGTGGTCAGCGGTGATTCCTGACGTGCCCCCCGACGTCATCCGGTTGGACGACGTCAGCCGGGCGTTCCCCACGGAGCCGCCCGTGCTCGCGCTCTCCAGGATCTGCCTGCGCGTCGGGCAGGGGGACTACGTGGCCATCGTGGGCCCCTCGGGGTCCGGGAAGTCCACCCTGCTCAACACGCTGGGCCTGCTGGACCGGCCCACCTCGGGCTCCTACCTGCTGGACGGGATCGAGACGACCACCCTGAGGGACGGCGCCAGGACCCGGCTGCGGGGGCGCAAGATCGGGTTCGTCTACCAGTCCTTCCACCTGCTCGCCCACCGGACCGTGGTGGAGAACGTCATGCTCGCCGAGGTCTACGGCCGGAGCGGCCGGGCCTGGCGGGAGAAGGCGGGGCCCGGAAGGCCGACACTCGGAAGGCCGACACTCGGGAGGGCGGGTCGCGGGAGGCCCGGGAACGAGCCGGCGGGCCGGGGAAAGCCGGAGAACGGGCCGGCGGGCGCGGCCGCCAACGAGTACGGCCGGCGGGGACGGCGAGCCCGCGCCGAGGAGGCGCTGGAGAAGGTGGGCATGACCCACCGCCTCGACTTCCTGCCCGACCGCCTGTCCGGCGGCGAGCGCCAGCGGGTGGCCATCGCCCGCGCGCTGATGGGCGGCCCGTCGCTGCTGCTGTGCGACGAGCCCACCGGCAACCTCGACAGCAGGAACACCGGAGCGGTCCTCGACCTCTTCGACGGCCTCCGCGACCAGGGGCTCACCCTCCTGGTCATCACCCACGAGGACGCGGTGAGCTCCCGCGCCGGCCGCCGGGTCCGCATCAGCGACGGCATCCTCACGGAGGAATGATCATGCGTCCCCGACTCTTCCGCAGCGCGGCCATCCACCGTGGTGAGGCCATCGCGTCCCGCGCGCCCCGCCCCCTCCACCGCACAGCCGTCCACCATGACAAGACCATCGCGTCCCGCGTGCCCCGTCCCCTCCACCGCACAGCCGTCCACCGTGGCGAGACCGTCGCGTCCCGCGCGCTCCGTCCCCTCCGGAAGGAGTGACCATGGACATCCGCGACCTCTGGGCCGAAGCCCTGGCCGGCATGCTCGCCCGCCCTCTCCGCTCCGCGCTGACCACGCTCGGCACCGTCCTCGGCATCACCACCCTGGTCATCACCCTGGGCGTCGCCGCCACCGCCGGGAACCAGATCGTCGGCCGGTTCGACGAGCTGACCGCCACCGCGATCACCGTCGAGGTCCCCGAGAAGGCCGACCCGCTGGTCACCTGGGACGCCCCGGCCGCCCTCACCCGGCTGCGCGGGGTCACCTCGGCCGCCGCGCTCGCCCAGACCGATGAGAGCTCCAACCTCCAAGTTGCCTCCAACACCCTGGTGGACCCGGCCAGGGTCACCAACCAGACCCTGGCCGTGGTGGCCGGCGGGCCCGAGCTCCCGCAGGCGGTCCGCGGCCGGATGACCGAGGGCCGCTTCTTCGACGCCGGCCACGTCGAGCGCCGCGACCGCGTGGTGGTCCTCGGCGACCAGGCCGCCAGGATGCTCGGCGTCACCCGTCTGACGAGCGCCCCCGCCGTCTTCATCGAGGACCGCGCCTACACGGTGATCGGCATCCTGGGCGGCCTGCGCCGCGAGCAGATCCTGTCCACCGCCGTGATCGTGCCGCCCACGCTCGGCGCCGACTTCGGCCTGAAGAACGTCACCCGCGTCCTGGTCAACACCACCCTCGGCGCCGCCGACCTGATCGCCGGTCAGGCCCCCGTCGCGCTGAGCCCCAACCATCCGGACGCACTCCAGGTGATCGCCCCGCCCAGTCCCACGCGCGCCCGCGACGGCGTCCAGGACGACGTCAACGGCCTGTTCCTGATCCTCGGCATGGTGTCCCTGGTGGTCGGCGCGATCGGCATCGCCAACGTCACGCTGGTGACCGTGATGGAACGCGTCGCCGAGATCGGCCTGCGCCGCTCGCTGGGCGCCGCCCGCCGCCACATCGCCGCCCAGTTCCTGCTGGAGTCCACCCTGATCGGCATGACGGGCGGCGTGATCGGCGCCGGCCTCGGCCTGGTCTCCGTCGTCGCCATCTCCGCCGCCAAGGAGTGGACCCCCGTCCTCGACGCCCGCCTCGCCCTGGCGGCTCCCGTCGCCGGCGCCCTGGTAGGCCTCCTGGCGGGCCTCTATCCGTCGCTGCGAGCCGCCCGCATGGAACCCGTGGACGCCCTGCGGTGAGTTCTTGGTGACCTTCACAGGTTCCAGTGGTCAATGATCGCTGGCTGATCGCGCATTCTCGCCCCTGACACAACAAAAAACTTTAGAATATTCTAAACTTCAGCCAGCCTGGGAGCATCGCGAGCGGCTGTACGAGATTTAACTGGTGGATCGGCAGAAGGAGATGACGCGGTGACCGGCCATCGCAAGTGGCGTGAGAGCGGCCATCTGGAGCGTGCGATCGAGACCGCGGGGGGCGTGGAGCGGTTCGAAGCGGAGACGCTGCACCTGCGGGAAGAAGCTCAGGCATGGCGTCTGGCCGAGATGCGTAAACGCCGTGGACTCACCCAGAACCAGGTCGCGGAGAACATGGGTGTCTCGGTCGGACGAGTGTCACAGATCGAGAAGGGCGATGTGTCGACTCGCGAAGTCCTGGATCGATATGTCGCCGCGCTCGGAGGCACCCTCAAACTGATCGCCGACTTCGGCGACGAGCAGCTCAAGGTCAGCTGATCGTTCGACAGCTTTCGCCCGATGGCCGGCACTATGGCGCCGGCTCTTCCAATCGCACGAACGGCCACCCGGCGGGCCCGCCGGCGGGGCGGCGCTCCACGCAGCCCTGCCCCGTACGGCGAGGCGGGCCAAGGGGGCGGAGCCGTACGGGGGGCGGACGGGCCGTCAGTGGGTCCAGTAGCGGTCGGTGGCGAGGATCAGGGCGGCGGCGCCGACCAGGCCGGCGTCCTGGCCGAGGGAGGCCGGGACGACCCGGACCCGCCGGGCGAACTCCATCCGGGTGTGGTCCCGGAGGGTGGCCTCCAGCGGATCGAACAGCAGCGGACCGGCCTGGGAAAGGCCGCCGCCGATGGTGACGACGTCCAGGTCACAGAGGTTCGTGGCCGAGGCGATGGCCAGGCCCAGGGCCCGGCCGGCACGGCTCATGGCGGCGAGGGCGATCTCGTCGCCCGCCTCCGCGTCCAGGGCGAGCTGCCGCCCGCTGGCCACCGCCGCCTCCACATAGCCGGACCCGGCATAGGCGGACCCGGCGCCCGGATCCCCGGGCTCGCCGTTGAGGGCGCCGTTCCCCCCACCGGAGGTCGCGGCCGTACCGCCGGAGGTCCGTGGCCCTTCGCCGGGCGGTGCGGTCGCGGCGGCGGGCGGGCCGGCGGCGCCCGGGTTCCAGCCCTGCTCGACCGCCCAGGCGGCCAGGCCCGGACCGCGGGCGACCGCCTCCAGGCAGCCCCGGCCGCCGCATCCGCAGGGGGGCCCGCCGGGGTCGACCACGATGTGCCCGATGTGCCCGGCGTTGCCGCTGCCGCCGTCGATCAGCCGGTCGCCCAGGATCAGCCCGCCGCCCACCCCCGTGGACACGACCATGCCGAGCATGTTGGCGCTGCCCCGCCCGGCCCCCCGCCAGTGCTCGGCGACGGCCAGGCAGACGGCGTCGTTGTGGATGCGGACCGGCACGCCGGGGAACCGCTCGGCGAGCCTCGCGCGCAGCGGGAAGCCTCGCCAGCCCGGCATGTTCAGCGGGGAGACGGCCCCCTCCGGCCAGGTCATCGGGCCGCCGCAGCCGATTCCGACACCGGCGACCGCGCCGCCGGCAGCGGCGTCGCCGTTGATCAGGCCGTCGGCCGCGGCGCCGTCCAGCAGGGAGTCGACCAGCTCGCCGAGCGCCTTCCACAGGGTCCGCGCGTCGCCACCCGGCGGCGTCGCCGCGCGGCGGGCAGTCCGCACGTTCCCGTCGGAATCCACCAGGGCGACGGCGAACTTCGTCCCGCCGATGTCGACAGCAAGCACTAATCCGGACATCTAGTGATCATAAGACTGATCTGCGGACGGGTGAGAGGAGAAGACCAGGACAGAGGCGGTGAATCCGTGCACGTGGTTGTGCCCGCCGACCGGGCCGACCTCCCCCGCCGCGAAGAAACCGGCCACGCTGATGGGACCGAGCGTGTCGCGGAGCGCGACCGCGTCGTGGTCGGCGGTGCCGAACATGGCCGAGCCCCGGCCGTTGCAGGAGAACAGCAGGGCGCCGTCCACCCGGCCGAACTCCTCGCGGTGCGCGTCGAGCAGCTCGTAGAGGTCCTCGTCGGCGGTGGCGGCGTCGCGGACCTGGAAGCGGACGGTGCGGCCGATCTCGACGACGTCGCCGATGGCCACGGCCTCCCGCTCGGGATCGATGCCGAGCACCCCTCTGATCAGGAAGTCACCGCGCTCGTGCCGCTCGGCGTATTCGTCCATGGCGATGCCGATCTGCAGCCCCGACGCGACCAGGTCCCGGTCGTCCTCGTCCAGCGCGCTGACGATCTCCTCCAGCCGGGCCAGGGCCGGCTGGCCGGCGAGTTCGAGGAGCAGGTTGTCCTCGACCGCGGTGACGGCCATCGTCGGCCCGATGGGACGGCACCCCTGGCTGACCACGGTGCTGATGTTGACGGGGCCGCTGAGCAGCACGCCGACGGCGCCCTCGGTGTAGATCTCCCCGTCGGCGAACAGCCGTACCGCGCCGCGCCCCTGGATCGCGTTGGCCAGGCCGCCGATCAGCGGGAGGTCGCCCAGCACCTCCTGGGAGCGCTCGACGAAGCCGTCGGTCGGGAAGCTGTAGGGATCGGCGAACAGGATGGCCGCGTGGTCGTCGGGGTGGCGTTCGGGCAGGCCGACCACGACGAAACGGTCATCGGTCCGCAGCGTGTCCAGCGCGAAGGTGGTCAGCCGGGCGCCCTCCAGCGTGGCCGCCCAGACGCTCACCGAAGGGGTGACCTCGATCCCCTGGCCGTCGCCGATCACCCCGGTGGCGCTGCAGCCGATCACCGAGGCGTCGGAGGCCATGCTCATCACCCGTAGTCCCGCGCGGGAGACGTTGTCGGGATCCTCACCGCATATGAAGAAACAGACCAGGTCAGGCGGTGCGGACAGGCCCGACAGGGCCTGGCGGACCGCAGTCTCGGCATTGGTGACCAGATCGGATCCCACGGCGAGACCGTCGGCGAAACGACTTGTCAGAAGCACCACTCGCCTCGCCTCTCCTTCTTCCCCGAAACCTTGTCCTGGAGCGATTCTCCCCACTGTGGGAACAAGCACGCGCACCGGCCGTCACGCAATGAGCAAGATCCGAAACCGGGATAAGAGTGCCGGTTTCGGCTCCGGGGACGTAGGCTCGATCTCGTGCCTCAAATCCCAGAGCCACGTACTCTGCGCGAGCTACGCGCGAGCGGCCATATCCACCGTACGGTAAAGGCCGAGATCCGCGAGAACCTCCTGGCCCGCCTCAGGGCCGGAGAGCCGCGGTTCCCCGGCATCGTGGGCTTCGACGACACCGTCCTGCCGCATCTGGAACGAGCCCTGCTCGCCGGGCATGACCTGGTCCTGCTGGGTGAGCGCGGCCAGGGCAAGACCCGGCTCATCCGCACCGTCACCGGCCTGCTCGACGAGTGGACGCCGGTCGTCGACGGCTGCGAGATCAACGACCATCCCTACGAGCCCTCCTGCGTCCGCTGCCGCCGCCTGGCCGGCGAGGCGGGCGAGGAGCTGCCGATCTCCTGGAAGCACCGGGACGAGCGGTACGGCGAGAAGCTCGCCACCCCCGACACCTCCGTCGGCGACCTGATCGGCGACATCGACCCGATCAAGATCGCGGAAGGGCGCACGCTCGGCGACCCGGAGACCGTCCACTACGGCCTGGTCCCGCGGAGCAACCGGGGTGTCTTCTCCGTCAACGA comes from Streptosporangium roseum DSM 43021 and encodes:
- a CDS encoding peptidoglycan-binding protein is translated as MVRSRRRVLSGIVAGVVVIAGAGWAVGTRLRSPADEAALRQPPIPSLITSPVVRQQLTSTVAVSGTLAYGSPLPVSLAGVVGGTAEAQRVTRAPRPGRIVEGSVLMEVNGRPVFALRGKVPMHRTMAPGTTGADVRQLQTALRRLGFGAPVTGVFDSATTAAVQRWYAKRGYAAQEPDLTAKQTREQLRQAVQTAEEALLTDRETLDAGRDVMPLKLKLDNAREDLRTAEGALEGEEATDLTPEETRQLETLRQAVRAAEEEVLAAEQALTAARSSPVPPTPKPEQTPAPAKPEADTRLLEMKVSNARKNLESARAALADFGDEAGVSKEKRLEELRKAVRPAQEAVVAAEQALRQARQDSPLRLKIANGRRNVASAKAILGEYMKTYGIAIPPGEIAFLPTLPARLDKASVKPGDTVGDKVATVTSSAFAVTGSVDSKEAKLLRKGMKATMETPDGAKLPAVLSATGEAAVPAEEEEDEKGKGAGASDKNLGSVPVLLAPAVTKGLRELVGVPVTVRISVGATGGAVLTVPVAAVVTSADGRPRVQVEVPGGGDKVRDVEVRTGLTADGDVEVTPVKPDGLKEGDRVVVSGDS
- a CDS encoding ABC transporter ATP-binding protein, producing the protein MIPDVPPDVIRLDDVSRAFPTEPPVLALSRICLRVGQGDYVAIVGPSGSGKSTLLNTLGLLDRPTSGSYLLDGIETTTLRDGARTRLRGRKIGFVYQSFHLLAHRTVVENVMLAEVYGRSGRAWREKAGPGRPTLGRPTLGRAGRGRPGNEPAGRGKPENGPAGAAANEYGRRGRRARAEEALEKVGMTHRLDFLPDRLSGGERQRVAIARALMGGPSLLLCDEPTGNLDSRNTGAVLDLFDGLRDQGLTLLVITHEDAVSSRAGRRVRISDGILTEE
- a CDS encoding ABC transporter permease — encoded protein: MDIRDLWAEALAGMLARPLRSALTTLGTVLGITTLVITLGVAATAGNQIVGRFDELTATAITVEVPEKADPLVTWDAPAALTRLRGVTSAAALAQTDESSNLQVASNTLVDPARVTNQTLAVVAGGPELPQAVRGRMTEGRFFDAGHVERRDRVVVLGDQAARMLGVTRLTSAPAVFIEDRAYTVIGILGGLRREQILSTAVIVPPTLGADFGLKNVTRVLVNTTLGAADLIAGQAPVALSPNHPDALQVIAPPSPTRARDGVQDDVNGLFLILGMVSLVVGAIGIANVTLVTVMERVAEIGLRRSLGAARRHIAAQFLLESTLIGMTGGVIGAGLGLVSVVAISAAKEWTPVLDARLALAAPVAGALVGLLAGLYPSLRAARMEPVDALR
- a CDS encoding helix-turn-helix domain-containing protein — encoded protein: MTGHRKWRESGHLERAIETAGGVERFEAETLHLREEAQAWRLAEMRKRRGLTQNQVAENMGVSVGRVSQIEKGDVSTREVLDRYVAALGGTLKLIADFGDEQLKVS
- a CDS encoding ROK family protein, with the translated sequence MSGLVLAVDIGGTKFAVALVDSDGNVRTARRAATPPGGDARTLWKALGELVDSLLDGAAADGLINGDAAAGGAVAGVGIGCGGPMTWPEGAVSPLNMPGWRGFPLRARLAERFPGVPVRIHNDAVCLAVAEHWRGAGRGSANMLGMVVSTGVGGGLILGDRLIDGGSGNAGHIGHIVVDPGGPPCGCGGRGCLEAVARGPGLAAWAVEQGWNPGAAGPPAAATAPPGEGPRTSGGTAATSGGGNGALNGEPGDPGAGSAYAGSGYVEAAVASGRQLALDAEAGDEIALAAMSRAGRALGLAIASATNLCDLDVVTIGGGLSQAGPLLFDPLEATLRDHTRMEFARRVRVVPASLGQDAGLVGAAALILATDRYWTH
- a CDS encoding FIST signal transduction protein encodes the protein MLLTSRFADGLAVGSDLVTNAETAVRQALSGLSAPPDLVCFFICGEDPDNVSRAGLRVMSMASDASVIGCSATGVIGDGQGIEVTPSVSVWAATLEGARLTTFALDTLRTDDRFVVVGLPERHPDDHAAILFADPYSFPTDGFVERSQEVLGDLPLIGGLANAIQGRGAVRLFADGEIYTEGAVGVLLSGPVNISTVVSQGCRPIGPTMAVTAVEDNLLLELAGQPALARLEEIVSALDEDDRDLVASGLQIGIAMDEYAERHERGDFLIRGVLGIDPEREAVAIGDVVEIGRTVRFQVRDAATADEDLYELLDAHREEFGRVDGALLFSCNGRGSAMFGTADHDAVALRDTLGPISVAGFFAAGEVGPVGGHNHVHGFTASVLVFSSHPSADQSYDH